In the genome of Candoia aspera isolate rCanAsp1 chromosome 1, rCanAsp1.hap2, whole genome shotgun sequence, one region contains:
- the LOC134487667 gene encoding CD59 glycoprotein-like, giving the protein MKSHFVTAVVTAFVLALFLHSGSTLVCYKCDGFNCDRNVTCTDNKDSCIIIYLAGRNVSDCWKYSDCNTDYIRTSLEQRNFRFRCCTWNLCNDSPITVGSKIVLSVAFLLTIAQMLHF; this is encoded by the exons ATGAAATCACATTTCGTCACTGCTGTTGTTACTGCCTTTGTTCTGGCTTTGTTCCTGCATTCAG GAAGCACTTTAGTATGTTACAAGTGTGATGGTTTTAACTGTGACAGAAATGTGACCTGCACAGACAACAAGGATTCTTGCATAATAATATATCTTG cgGGAAGAAATGTTTCTGACTGCTGGAAGTATTCTGACTGTAATACAGACTATATTCGGACTTCTTTGGAACAGAGGAACTTCAGATTCAGGTGCTGCACATGGAATTTGTGCAATGATAGTCCCATTACAGTAGGTAGCAAGATAGTCCTCAGTGTGGCTTTCTTGCTGACTATTGCccaaatgttacatttttaa
- the LOC134487668 gene encoding CD59 glycoprotein-like: protein MVSRMFLLLDMDKMNCILLTAFIILTTSCNSGYALRCYYCEQSPMLCRTNLTCSDEEDACLQIRMIHLRTYKCWKMSKCSKDVVAREFSVDSFRHLCCQRDFCNKSSSLLVSTALLGISAVIVVWMMSS, encoded by the exons ATGGTCTCACGTATGTTTCTACTTCTAGACATGGACAAAATGAACTGCATTCTCCTAACAGCGTTCATTATTCTGACCACATCCTGCAATTCTG GCTATGCACTTCGATGTTATTACTGTGAACAAAGTCCTATGCTCTGTAGAACCAACCTCACCTGCTCTGATGAAGAAGATGCTTGCTTGCAAATTAGGATGA TACATTTGAGAACTTACAAGTGCTGGAAAATGTCAAAATGCAGCAAAGATGTTGTAGCCCGGGAGTTTAGTGTTGACAGTTTTAGACACCTTTGCTGCCAAAGAGATTTCTGCAATAAGAGTTCAAGCCTCCTCGTCAGTACAGCTCTCCTTGGTATTTCTGCAGTGATTGTGGTTTGGATGATGTCCTCGTAA